A stretch of the Streptococcus himalayensis genome encodes the following:
- a CDS encoding ISL3 family transposase yields the protein MEQLNLITNFLKMKDKNITITNECDMGTHLELHGHLDYTAPKCPSCKGQMAKYDFQKASKIPYLETAGYPLLIRLRKRRFKCKECGKMAVAETPIVKKNHQISVAVNQKIAQLLIEKQAMTHIAHRLSISTSTVIRKLNEFKFETDWDKLPEVMSWDEYAFKKGKMSFIAQDFDTNNIIAILDGRTQATIRNHFLRYPRQVRNRVKFITMDMFSPYYQLAKQLFPHAKIVLDRFHVVQHLSRAMNRVRIQIMNQFDRKSQEYRVLKRYWKLVQQDSRKLSDKRFYRPTFRMHLTNKEILDKLLSYSDELRQHYELYQLLLFHFQERNSEHFFDLIEQERATVNPIFQTVFKTFLKDKDKVLNALELPYSNAKLEATNNLIKVIKRNAFGFRNFENFKKRILIALNIKKEKTKLVLSRC from the coding sequence CCTAAATGCCCTTCCTGCAAGGGACAAATGGCTAAGTATGACTTCCAGAAAGCCTCTAAAATCCCCTACTTAGAAACTGCTGGCTACCCACTACTTATCCGCCTTCGAAAGCGTCGTTTCAAGTGCAAGGAATGTGGGAAAATGGCGGTCGCTGAAACTCCTATTGTTAAGAAGAACCATCAAATATCTGTCGCTGTCAACCAGAAAATCGCACAATTACTCATCGAAAAGCAAGCAATGACACATATCGCACACAGACTCTCCATTTCTACATCTACAGTTATTCGAAAACTCAATGAGTTTAAATTTGAAACGGATTGGGATAAGCTTCCAGAAGTCATGTCCTGGGATGAGTATGCCTTCAAGAAAGGGAAAATGAGCTTTATCGCTCAAGATTTTGACACAAATAACATCATCGCTATCCTTGATGGAAGAACGCAAGCAACCATCCGAAATCACTTTCTGAGATACCCTAGACAGGTCAGAAACCGCGTTAAATTCATCACTATGGACATGTTTAGCCCTTACTATCAACTAGCCAAACAACTTTTTCCTCATGCTAAAATCGTGCTTGATCGTTTCCACGTTGTGCAACATCTCAGCCGTGCTATGAACCGTGTCCGCATACAAATCATGAATCAATTCGATAGAAAATCCCAGGAATACCGTGTCTTAAAACGCTACTGGAAACTGGTACAACAAGATAGCCGTAAACTCAGTGATAAACGATTTTATCGCCCTACATTTCGCATGCATTTGACCAATAAGGAAATCTTAGACAAGCTCCTATCCTACTCAGATGAGTTACGACAACATTATGAACTCTATCAACTTCTTTTATTCCATTTCCAAGAGAGGAACTCAGAGCATTTCTTTGACCTAATTGAGCAAGAAAGAGCCACTGTTAACCCTATTTTCCAGACGGTATTTAAGACCTTTCTAAAGGATAAGGACAAGGTTTTAAACGCTTTGGAATTGCCTTATTCCAACGCTAAATTGGAAGCTACCAATAATCTTATCAAAGTCATTAAACGAAATGCCTTTGGTTTCAGGAACTTTGAAAACTTCAAAAAGCGGATTTTGATTGCCTTAAACATCAAAAAAGAGAAGACCAAGTTGGTCCTCTCTAGATGTTAG
- a CDS encoding sigma-70 family RNA polymerase sigma factor, with amino-acid sequence MMDQFEAMYAKVRGIVLRCRKDYYVQLWEQEDWEQEGMLVLYQLLKQHPELGEEKLYVYYKTKFRNHVLDVIRKQESQKRKLNRMAYEEVSEIGHKLTQGGLLPDDQYLLQAELTRYRSSLSQASQERYDRLIADERFKGRRELLRELREYLSDWE; translated from the coding sequence ATGATGGATCAGTTTGAAGCTATGTATGCCAAAGTCAGAGGAATAGTCCTACGATGCCGAAAAGACTACTATGTCCAGTTGTGGGAACAAGAAGATTGGGAACAAGAAGGGATGCTCGTGTTGTATCAGTTACTCAAGCAACATCCTGAGTTAGGGGAAGAGAAATTGTATGTCTACTATAAAACAAAGTTTCGCAACCACGTGCTAGATGTTATCCGCAAACAAGAAAGCCAAAAACGAAAATTAAACAGAATGGCCTATGAAGAAGTAAGCGAGATAGGACATAAGTTAACCCAAGGAGGGTTACTACCAGATGATCAGTATCTATTACAGGCAGAGTTGACTCGGTATCGCTCCAGCCTCAGTCAAGCCTCACAAGAAAGATACGATCGCCTCATAGCCGATGAACGCTTCAAGGGGCGCCGGGAACTCCTACGAGAGTTACGAGAGTACCTATCGGATTGGGAGTAG
- the yidD gene encoding membrane protein insertion efficiency factor YidD — MIRRLLIAPVRFYQAFISPLFPPSCRYQPTCSTYMIQAIEKHGLKGLLMGLARISRCHPWSETGEDPVPDHFSLKANRK; from the coding sequence ATGATTCGGAGACTATTGATTGCCCCTGTGCGCTTTTACCAAGCTTTTATCTCCCCCTTGTTTCCTCCATCATGCCGCTATCAACCGACCTGTTCGACCTATATGATTCAAGCGATTGAAAAGCATGGGCTAAAAGGCCTTCTTATGGGCTTGGCACGGATTAGTCGCTGTCATCCATGGAGCGAAACTGGCGAGGATCCTGTGCCAGACCACTTTAGTTTAAAAGCGAATCGGAAATGA
- a CDS encoding pseudouridine synthase, whose product MRINKYIAHAGIASRRKAEELIKQGLVSINGQIVRELATTVKSGDKVEVSGQPIYNEEKVYYLLNKPRGVISSVSDDKGRKTVVDLLPHVSERIYPVGRLDWDTSGVLILTNDGDFTDEMIHPRNEIDKVYVARVKGIANKEVLRPLTRGVAIDGKKTKPAVYEILKVDSVKNRSVVQLTIHEGRNHQVKKMFETVGLEVDKLSRTKFGHLDLTGLRPGEARRLNKKEVSQLHTLAVTKKK is encoded by the coding sequence ATGAGAATCAATAAATACATTGCCCATGCAGGCATAGCTAGCCGTAGAAAGGCAGAAGAGCTGATTAAGCAAGGCTTAGTGAGCATTAACGGTCAAATCGTTCGCGAGTTAGCGACAACTGTCAAGTCAGGCGACAAGGTTGAAGTCAGCGGTCAGCCGATTTACAATGAAGAAAAGGTTTATTACTTACTCAATAAGCCACGCGGAGTGATTTCAAGCGTGAGTGATGATAAGGGAAGAAAGACGGTGGTGGATTTACTTCCCCATGTGTCAGAGAGGATTTACCCCGTGGGGCGTCTGGATTGGGATACATCTGGGGTCTTGATTTTGACGAATGATGGGGATTTTACCGATGAGATGATTCATCCCCGCAATGAGATTGACAAGGTTTATGTGGCACGTGTCAAAGGCATTGCCAATAAGGAAGTCTTACGTCCCTTGACACGTGGAGTGGCGATTGATGGCAAGAAAACCAAGCCAGCTGTTTATGAGATTTTAAAGGTCGATTCGGTTAAAAATCGCTCTGTTGTCCAATTAACCATTCATGAGGGGCGCAATCATCAAGTTAAGAAAATGTTTGAGACAGTGGGGCTTGAAGTGGACAAACTATCTCGGACCAAGTTTGGCCATCTGGACTTGACAGGACTACGACCAGGTGAAGCTAGACGTCTCAATAAAAAAGAAGTTAGTCAGCTCCATACCCTTGCTGTGACAAAGAAAAAATGA
- the scpB gene encoding SMC-Scp complex subunit ScpB has product MSKLAELEALLFVAGEEGLKARQLAELLSIPPTGVVQSLEKLQEKYQQDEHSCLELLETSNTYKLVTKKVFADILREYSKAPINQSLSRAALETLSIIAYKQPITRIEIDEIRGVNSSGAISKLLAFDLIQEAGKKEVIGRPNLYATTDYFLDYMGINHIEELPVVEMLDVVTEESQLFAERIEEDENQ; this is encoded by the coding sequence ATGAGTAAATTAGCAGAGCTTGAGGCACTTTTATTTGTAGCTGGTGAAGAAGGTCTAAAGGCTAGGCAATTGGCAGAGCTACTCTCCATTCCTCCAACAGGGGTGGTGCAGAGCCTAGAAAAATTGCAGGAAAAATATCAGCAGGATGAACATTCTTGTTTAGAACTCCTTGAAACCTCGAACACCTATAAATTAGTAACGAAGAAGGTTTTTGCGGATATTTTACGAGAGTATTCCAAAGCACCGATCAATCAGAGTTTGTCACGTGCAGCCCTTGAAACCCTGTCGATTATTGCCTATAAACAACCTATCACCCGCATAGAAATCGATGAGATTCGAGGAGTGAATTCAAGCGGTGCTATTAGTAAACTCCTTGCCTTTGACTTGATTCAAGAAGCTGGGAAAAAGGAAGTTATCGGACGGCCCAATTTATATGCGACAACGGATTATTTCCTAGATTATATGGGAATCAATCATATTGAAGAATTACCAGTCGTGGAAATGCTCGATGTGGTGACAGAAGAGAGTCAACTCTTTGCTGAAAGGATAGAAGAAGATGAGAATCAATAA
- a CDS encoding segregation/condensation protein A, with translation MDIKIKDFEGPLDLLLHLVSKYQMDIYDVPITEVIEQYLAYVSTLQAMKLEVTGEYMVMASQLMLIKSRKLLPKMVDKVDVEDDLEQDLLSQIEEYRKFKLLGEKLADQHEKRAQFYSKPRLELVYEDAELLHDKTTIDLFLAFSKLMTKKREEFKQSHTTIVREEYKIEDLMDVVRSRCQSDRRLLLQDLFTEARDIHEVITLFLATLELIKVQEILVLQDDNFGNIYLVGKEYE, from the coding sequence ATGGATATAAAAATTAAGGACTTTGAGGGTCCCTTGGACCTTTTGCTCCATCTGGTATCCAAGTACCAGATGGATATTTATGATGTGCCGATTACTGAGGTCATTGAACAGTATCTCGCCTATGTATCAACTCTGCAAGCCATGAAGTTAGAAGTAACCGGCGAGTATATGGTCATGGCTAGTCAGCTTATGCTAATCAAAAGCCGCAAACTATTGCCCAAGATGGTAGACAAGGTGGACGTCGAGGATGATCTGGAGCAAGACCTCCTATCTCAAATCGAGGAATATCGAAAATTCAAACTTTTGGGAGAAAAATTAGCAGACCAACATGAAAAAAGGGCTCAGTTTTATTCCAAGCCTCGTTTGGAATTGGTTTATGAAGATGCAGAACTCCTCCATGACAAGACAACGATTGATCTCTTTCTCGCTTTTTCCAAGCTGATGACAAAAAAACGCGAGGAATTCAAGCAGAGTCATACAACGATTGTTCGGGAAGAGTACAAGATTGAGGATCTCATGGACGTGGTGAGGAGTCGTTGCCAGTCGGACAGACGCTTACTTCTTCAAGATTTGTTCACAGAAGCAAGGGACATCCATGAAGTCATTACCCTCTTTTTAGCCACCTTGGAACTCATCAAGGTGCAGGAAATCTTGGTGCTTCAGGATGACAATTTTGGAAATATTTATCTAGTAGGAAAAGAATATGAGTAA
- the xerD gene encoding site-specific tyrosine recombinase XerD, giving the protein MKEEIRLFLEQKRLSSNSRSAYTYDLEQLLTLTQEKITETSLRIYKASLAEFKPAVQRRKLSAVNQFLYYLYDKRLLADYYHLDVPRASAPQKKEPDLLDLSIFWEDSENRSGQLIALMIMELGLLPSEILALKVEQIHLDFQIIRLEKAGQRRIIEIPDSLVNILKEWMTGTYLFEKSGKAYSRQWGFRQLEAFLAEKGQPTLSAQSLREQYILRQREKGVDLPQIAKSLGLKTMVTLEKYR; this is encoded by the coding sequence ATGAAAGAAGAAATTCGTCTCTTTTTAGAGCAAAAACGACTATCCAGCAATTCTCGTTCTGCCTATACCTATGATTTAGAGCAATTATTGACTTTAACCCAGGAGAAAATCACGGAGACTAGTCTACGGATTTATAAGGCTTCTCTTGCAGAGTTTAAGCCAGCAGTGCAACGAAGAAAGCTCTCTGCGGTCAATCAGTTTTTGTACTATCTTTACGACAAACGTTTACTAGCAGACTATTACCATTTAGATGTGCCAAGAGCAAGTGCTCCTCAAAAAAAAGAGCCAGACTTGTTGGACTTGTCTATTTTTTGGGAAGATAGCGAGAATAGAAGTGGTCAGCTAATTGCCCTGATGATTATGGAATTGGGACTTCTTCCCAGTGAAATTTTGGCCTTAAAAGTGGAGCAGATTCATTTGGATTTTCAGATTATTCGACTTGAAAAAGCTGGTCAGCGTCGAATTATTGAGATTCCAGATTCCTTGGTGAACATCTTGAAAGAGTGGATGACAGGGACCTACCTTTTTGAAAAAAGTGGAAAAGCCTATTCACGCCAGTGGGGCTTTCGCCAGCTAGAGGCTTTCTTGGCAGAAAAAGGACAGCCTACATTGTCTGCCCAGAGTCTGCGTGAGCAGTACATTCTCCGCCAGCGAGAGAAGGGGGTGGATTTGCCCCAAATCGCCAAAAGTTTGGGACTAAAAACCATGGTGACCTTAGAAAAGTATAGATAA
- the cbpB gene encoding cyclic-di-AMP-binding protein CbpB produces the protein MIDKAFERYLLEQKETFLTPADNLAVLIDTHNVDHAILLLSQITYSRVPVITADKEFVGTISLTDILAYQMQQYIPDEVFLRTDIVAIVEKNRATVGLDFTVTEVLHKLVDESFLPVVDEKHRFQGIITRKSILKAINALLHNFTSEYDIVAK, from the coding sequence ATGATTGATAAAGCATTTGAACGCTATTTATTGGAGCAGAAAGAGACATTTTTGACTCCAGCAGATAATTTGGCAGTCTTGATTGATACCCATAATGTGGACCATGCAATCTTGTTGTTGAGCCAGATTACCTATTCACGAGTACCTGTTATCACAGCAGATAAAGAATTTGTAGGGACGATTTCTCTCACAGATATTTTAGCTTATCAAATGCAGCAGTACATTCCTGATGAGGTGTTTCTTCGGACAGACATTGTAGCGATTGTGGAGAAAAATCGAGCAACAGTGGGCTTGGATTTCACAGTGACAGAGGTTCTTCACAAGCTAGTGGATGAATCCTTCTTGCCTGTTGTCGATGAGAAGCATCGCTTCCAAGGAATTATCACGCGAAAATCCATCCTCAAAGCCATCAATGCCCTTCTCCATAATTTTACAAGTGAGTATGACATCGTTGCCAAATGA
- a CDS encoding metallophosphoesterase: MAKQTIIVMSDSHGDRAVVEEIKQQYVGKVDAIFHNGDSELASDDPVWDGIRVVAGNMDFYGGYEDRLVTLVGETRIIQTHGHLQMINFGFQKLDFWAQEEQADICLYGHLHVPDAWMEGKTLFLNPGSVSQPRGAINERLYAKVEITAEAYKVDFYTRDHQLYPSLSKEFSR, from the coding sequence ATGGCAAAGCAAACCATCATTGTAATGAGTGATTCTCACGGTGATCGTGCCGTGGTTGAGGAAATTAAGCAGCAGTATGTGGGAAAAGTAGATGCTATTTTCCATAATGGCGATTCGGAATTGGCGAGTGATGATCCTGTCTGGGATGGGATTAGGGTCGTAGCAGGCAACATGGACTTTTATGGAGGCTATGAGGATCGTTTGGTAACTCTTGTAGGAGAGACTCGCATTATCCAGACTCATGGACATTTACAAATGATTAACTTTGGCTTCCAAAAACTTGATTTTTGGGCACAGGAGGAGCAGGCAGATATCTGTCTTTACGGACATCTTCATGTGCCAGATGCTTGGATGGAAGGCAAGACCCTCTTTTTAAATCCGGGCTCTGTCAGCCAGCCACGTGGGGCAATCAATGAACGTCTCTATGCCAAGGTGGAAATTACAGCCGAGGCTTACAAGGTGGATTTTTACACAAGGGATCACCAACTCTACCCGAGCCTGTCAAAGGAGTTTTCTCGATGA
- a CDS encoding nucleoside-triphosphate diphosphatase, with product MTGKIYEYKDDQDWYVGNWQGHNFIVGMGEIAAHDLLPGFSSIVEGELEPYSEEAWNQGGYDVHIIRYSSMFRLVTFIVEIINENMNRNIEVLQRQGAILVAEDGRLLYVHVPKGGVVLQDFLGQEKVRDTLLIATRNEGKTAEFRKMFDKLGLDVENLNDYPDLPDVAETGMTFEENARLKAETIAKLTGKMVLADDSGLKVDVLGGLPGVWSARFAGNNATDAENNAKLRHELAMVFDKKNRSAQFHTTLVVASPDRDSLVVEADWEGYIAFEPKGENGFGYDSLFLIGESEQTAAELSLEEKNEQSHRAKAVKKLVEVFPAWQSKPSL from the coding sequence ATGACAGGAAAAATCTACGAATACAAGGATGACCAAGACTGGTATGTTGGCAATTGGCAGGGCCATAATTTCATAGTGGGAATGGGTGAAATAGCAGCTCACGATTTATTGCCTGGATTTTCCTCTATCGTAGAGGGAGAGCTGGAGCCCTACTCAGAGGAAGCCTGGAATCAAGGTGGGTATGATGTGCATATTATCCGCTATTCTTCCATGTTCCGTCTGGTGACCTTTATTGTTGAAATCATCAATGAGAATATGAATCGCAACATTGAGGTTTTGCAGCGCCAAGGGGCGATTTTGGTGGCTGAAGATGGTCGTTTGCTCTATGTACATGTGCCTAAGGGGGGCGTTGTATTGCAGGATTTTTTGGGCCAAGAAAAAGTCCGTGACACGCTTTTGATTGCGACTCGAAATGAAGGCAAGACAGCAGAATTTCGCAAAATGTTTGACAAACTAGGACTGGATGTGGAAAATCTAAATGACTATCCTGACCTTCCTGATGTAGCAGAGACAGGCATGACTTTTGAAGAAAATGCCCGTTTAAAGGCAGAAACGATTGCAAAACTTACCGGCAAAATGGTTCTGGCAGATGATTCAGGGCTGAAAGTCGATGTTTTAGGTGGACTGCCAGGGGTTTGGTCCGCTCGTTTTGCAGGAAATAATGCGACTGATGCCGAAAACAATGCCAAACTTCGCCATGAATTGGCCATGGTATTTGATAAGAAAAATCGTTCGGCTCAGTTCCATACGACCTTGGTAGTGGCTAGTCCTGATAGGGACAGCCTCGTTGTTGAAGCAGACTGGGAGGGCTATATTGCCTTTGAGCCAAAGGGTGAAAATGGCTTTGGCTATGACTCGCTCTTTTTAATCGGAGAAAGCGAGCAAACGGCAGCTGAACTTAGTCTTGAAGAAAAAAATGAGCAATCCCATCGTGCGAAGGCAGTTAAAAAATTAGTGGAGGTATTTCCAGCATGGCAAAGCAAACCATCATTGTAA